A portion of the Actomonas aquatica genome contains these proteins:
- a CDS encoding GOLPH3/VPS74 family protein, giving the protein MPRSTTPLTFHEEVMLLALSRQTGAMKGGEWFEQVLGGAILAEGFAQGRLGLVRERKKDLVVVQGTGPTGDALLDDLLAKIAASERRRRLNHWLSKVAGTRGLKQSIAERLQERGIIGLREDTVLFLFTRKRYPELNPKPEEALRERLRAAIFDRGAAVTERTVVLLSILHHSDILKRIFGAREMKAQRKHVQGLIANSPVGSATAKVIEEMEAAMVAVIAASVVVVAAS; this is encoded by the coding sequence ATGCCCCGATCGACCACCCCGCTCACCTTTCACGAAGAAGTCATGTTGCTCGCGCTCTCGCGTCAGACTGGCGCGATGAAAGGCGGCGAGTGGTTTGAGCAGGTCTTGGGCGGAGCGATCCTGGCGGAAGGTTTCGCGCAGGGGCGGCTCGGTCTGGTGCGGGAGCGGAAGAAGGACTTGGTGGTGGTGCAGGGCACCGGGCCGACCGGCGATGCGCTGTTGGACGACTTGCTGGCCAAGATTGCGGCGTCCGAAAGACGGCGGCGGTTAAACCATTGGTTGAGCAAAGTGGCTGGAACGCGCGGGTTGAAACAAAGCATCGCGGAACGGCTGCAGGAGCGCGGCATCATCGGACTGCGCGAGGACACGGTGTTGTTTCTCTTCACGCGGAAGCGTTACCCCGAGCTCAATCCGAAGCCGGAGGAGGCGCTGCGCGAACGGCTGCGGGCGGCGATCTTCGATCGCGGAGCGGCGGTGACGGAGCGCACGGTGGTGCTGCTCTCGATTCTGCATCACAGCGATATCTTGAAGCGCATCTTTGGCGCGAGGGAGATGAAGGCGCAACGCAAGCATGTGCAGGGTCTGATAGCCAACTCGCCGGTAGGTTCGGCCACGGCAAAGGTGATCGAAGAAATGGAAGCCGCCATGGTCGCCGTAATCGCCGCCTCCGTCGTAGTGGTGGCGGCGAGCTGA
- a CDS encoding 50S ribosomal protein L11 methyltransferase, whose protein sequence is MSLWEIKVPLAVEQVDATDDLLLELGDERWSVLHDVLIPAAWIVGVFEAKEDAEASWAALAGAVAGAGEPELNEMPDEAWRDAYKLHFKPWQCGRLHWVPVWERETYALPEGDVAIWLDPGMAFGTGNHETTRLCCERLVEWAKTASADARVIDAGCGSGILAISAARLGWREVRAFDNDPEVLSVCEENAALNGLADAITFYEGDLITGWSGGPGDLVMANILGHVLMQFVPQLTGAVAPGGLLVLSGILATEVDQVQAAFTQAVPEWRVEQRIMGEWADVALWRP, encoded by the coding sequence ATGAGTCTCTGGGAAATCAAAGTGCCGTTGGCGGTGGAGCAGGTCGATGCGACCGATGATCTGTTGCTCGAGTTGGGCGATGAGCGTTGGAGTGTGTTGCACGACGTGCTGATCCCGGCGGCGTGGATCGTGGGCGTGTTCGAGGCCAAGGAGGATGCCGAAGCGAGCTGGGCGGCGCTGGCGGGAGCGGTTGCGGGGGCGGGCGAGCCGGAGCTCAACGAGATGCCCGACGAGGCATGGCGCGACGCTTACAAGCTGCACTTCAAGCCGTGGCAGTGCGGGCGCTTGCATTGGGTGCCGGTGTGGGAGCGGGAGACCTACGCGCTGCCGGAGGGCGACGTGGCGATCTGGCTGGATCCGGGCATGGCTTTTGGCACCGGCAACCACGAGACGACGCGACTGTGTTGCGAGCGGCTGGTGGAGTGGGCCAAGACGGCGTCGGCCGACGCGCGTGTAATCGATGCGGGTTGCGGTTCGGGCATTCTGGCCATCTCGGCGGCGCGACTGGGTTGGCGTGAGGTGCGCGCTTTCGACAACGATCCTGAGGTGCTGAGCGTGTGTGAAGAGAATGCGGCGCTCAACGGCTTGGCCGATGCGATCACCTTTTATGAAGGTGACCTGATAACGGGTTGGTCGGGTGGTCCGGGCGATCTGGTGATGGCGAATATCCTCGGTCACGTGCTGATGCAGTTTGTGCCGCAGCTCACCGGCGCGGTGGCGCCGGGTGGCTTGCTGGTGCTCAGCGGCATCCTCGCGACCGAAGTCGATCAAGTGCAGGCGGCGTTCACTCAGGCCGTGCCGGAATGGCGGGTGGAGCAACGCATCATGGGCGAGTGGGCCGACGTTGCGCTGTGGCGGCCCTGA
- a CDS encoding type I phosphomannose isomerase catalytic subunit has translation MQEVIRFQPLYQDRVWGGRVLETALGRTLPREGPIGESWEVVDRPEAQSVLVGGTCDGLSIREAIDQHGAALMGPDYPADRPFPILIKWLDCRERLSLQVHPPAEIAPAMGGEPKTENWYIAETTGEAGLIVGLKKGATRGAFASALVDNTLEDCVHRFPVQAGDSILVHSGTVHAIDGGNLILEIQQNSDTTYRVYDWGRMGLDGKPRQLHIAESLASIDWDLFEPEPVRAAREDAVIADSQEFRIRRVPLAAGESVSFAAGEQPRLASVVSGVVTVNDAAADTLTKGDNALLPYAGEFKLTATADSLLLITENFA, from the coding sequence ATGCAAGAAGTCATTCGCTTTCAACCGCTTTACCAAGATCGTGTGTGGGGTGGTCGGGTGCTGGAGACGGCGCTCGGTCGCACTTTGCCGCGCGAAGGTCCGATCGGCGAAAGCTGGGAGGTCGTGGACCGCCCGGAAGCCCAATCGGTTCTCGTCGGCGGCACCTGCGACGGTCTGAGCATCCGCGAGGCGATCGACCAGCACGGCGCGGCGCTCATGGGGCCGGATTATCCGGCGGATCGCCCGTTCCCGATTTTGATCAAGTGGCTCGACTGCCGCGAGCGCCTGAGCCTGCAGGTGCACCCGCCGGCGGAGATCGCTCCGGCCATGGGCGGCGAGCCGAAGACGGAGAACTGGTATATCGCCGAGACGACGGGCGAGGCCGGTCTCATCGTGGGCCTGAAAAAGGGCGCGACCCGCGGCGCTTTCGCGTCGGCCTTGGTCGACAACACCTTGGAAGACTGCGTGCACCGCTTCCCGGTGCAGGCGGGCGACTCGATCCTGGTGCACAGCGGCACGGTCCACGCCATTGATGGCGGCAACCTGATTCTCGAGATCCAGCAGAACTCCGACACCACCTACCGCGTGTATGACTGGGGTCGCATGGGTCTCGACGGCAAACCTCGCCAGCTGCACATCGCCGAGTCCTTGGCGTCGATCGACTGGGACCTCTTCGAGCCGGAACCCGTGCGCGCCGCCCGCGAGGACGCGGTGATCGCCGACAGTCAGGAATTCCGCATCCGCCGCGTGCCGCTGGCCGCCGGTGAGTCGGTGTCCTTCGCCGCCGGTGAACAGCCACGTCTCGCCAGTGTGGTGAGCGGCGTGGTTACGGTGAATGATGCTGCCGCCGACACGCTGACCAAGGGCGACAACGCCCTGCTGCCTTACGCCGGGGAGTTCAAGCTCACCGCCACCGCAGACAGCCTGTTGCTCATCACCGAGAACTTCGCCTGA
- the grpE gene encoding nucleotide exchange factor GrpE has product MNDTTSKTDSNESEEPIIEGTETSSAAAAASSDATETTPTENASVEVEPTLEELLEKARQDATSAKEAHLRAVADLENFRRRTARERDDLRAYAAANVVEELMPVLDNLGFALLAAKAPNAELKSLTDGVEMVANQFKTALGNHGLKEVNPVGGDFDPNLHEAMSQQPSDEVEEGKVLQVIRVGYTLNGRLLRPASVIVSGGPASDDAKSES; this is encoded by the coding sequence ATGAACGATACCACGTCCAAGACCGATTCCAACGAGAGCGAAGAGCCCATCATCGAGGGCACCGAGACTTCGTCTGCGGCCGCAGCGGCATCGTCCGATGCCACCGAAACCACCCCGACCGAGAACGCCTCGGTTGAGGTCGAACCCACGCTCGAAGAGCTGCTGGAGAAGGCTCGCCAAGATGCGACCAGCGCCAAGGAAGCGCACCTGCGCGCCGTGGCCGACCTCGAGAATTTCCGTCGCCGCACCGCCCGCGAGCGCGATGACCTGCGCGCCTATGCGGCGGCCAACGTTGTCGAGGAGCTGATGCCGGTGCTCGACAATCTCGGGTTCGCGCTTCTCGCCGCCAAGGCGCCCAACGCTGAGCTCAAGTCACTCACCGACGGCGTCGAGATGGTGGCCAATCAATTCAAGACGGCGCTCGGCAACCACGGCCTTAAAGAGGTCAACCCGGTCGGCGGCGACTTTGACCCCAACCTGCACGAAGCCATGTCGCAGCAGCCGAGCGACGAGGTGGAGGAGGGCAAGGTGCTCCAAGTGATCCGAGTCGGCTACACCCTCAATGGCCGCCTGTTGCGCCCGGCCTCCGTCATCGTGTCGGGTGGTCCGGCCAGCGACGACGCGAAGAGCGAATCCTGA
- a CDS encoding MauE/DoxX family redox-associated membrane protein — MKTPSLDAALDTSPEAPCAAAARMLSGLLFAGSGVLKLSDPSALTTAIERYELVSPALASVGGHILPWAELTTGAALLFNVCRRGAWLNACGFSLLFLLAVASAWYRGLDISCGCFGADRTIDAGSLAFNVALLALTTWGLRQELRREKQR; from the coding sequence ATGAAAACGCCAAGTTTGGATGCCGCCCTCGACACCAGCCCTGAAGCACCCTGCGCCGCCGCCGCGCGCATGCTAAGCGGTCTGCTCTTCGCGGGCAGCGGCGTGCTGAAGCTGTCCGATCCGTCCGCGCTCACCACTGCGATCGAGCGTTACGAATTGGTGAGCCCGGCACTCGCTTCCGTCGGCGGCCACATCTTGCCGTGGGCCGAACTCACCACCGGCGCCGCGTTGCTCTTCAACGTCTGCCGTCGTGGCGCGTGGCTCAACGCCTGTGGTTTCTCGCTGCTGTTTCTCCTCGCTGTCGCCTCCGCGTGGTATCGCGGACTCGACATCTCCTGCGGTTGCTTTGGTGCCGATCGCACCATCGACGCCGGCTCCCTCGCCTTCAACGTCGCCCTGCTCGCCCTCACCACCTGGGGCCTCCGCCAGGAACTCCGCCGCGAAAAGCAGCGATAA
- the purN gene encoding phosphoribosylglycinamide formyltransferase encodes MRVVILGSGRGSNADAILAAQKAGKLGSAEVVQLIVDQPQAGMLALGEKYEVPARYLDPAPFKTKLEGAGEDLYIEMIEALQPDLIVLAGFMRVIKPRFIAHFAGRIINLHPSLLPAFPGLDGIGQAWRRGVKLAGCTVHYVTAEVDGGPIIDQAAVRIEVEDTLESFAAKIHAAEHQLLPAVIARLSTAGE; translated from the coding sequence ATGCGCGTAGTGATTCTTGGTTCCGGTCGCGGCTCCAATGCCGATGCCATTCTGGCGGCTCAAAAGGCCGGTAAACTGGGCTCGGCCGAAGTGGTGCAGCTCATCGTCGATCAGCCGCAGGCGGGCATGTTGGCGCTGGGCGAAAAATACGAGGTGCCGGCGCGTTACCTCGATCCGGCGCCGTTCAAAACCAAACTCGAAGGCGCGGGGGAGGACCTCTACATTGAGATGATCGAAGCGCTGCAGCCGGACCTCATCGTGTTGGCCGGATTCATGCGGGTGATCAAACCGCGCTTCATAGCGCACTTCGCGGGCAGAATTATCAATCTGCACCCGAGCCTATTGCCGGCGTTCCCGGGACTCGACGGCATTGGTCAGGCCTGGCGGCGCGGGGTGAAGCTGGCCGGTTGCACGGTTCACTACGTGACGGCCGAAGTGGATGGCGGCCCGATCATCGACCAAGCGGCGGTGCGTATCGAGGTGGAGGATACATTGGAGAGCTTCGCCGCCAAAATCCACGCCGCCGAGCACCAACTGCTGCCGGCGGTCATCGCGCGCCTGAGCACGGCAGGGGAGTGA
- a CDS encoding VIT domain-containing protein, protein MNVDAAPESPAPAPASESEQPKRERTVALIAMGIVLPAIAWVVELVTHTAAEILINPFPTWWHVLFVALVPLANFGMVRVMRERGEGPWRGVLRWLVPVSLGVSLTYCIVFIPIAPAAAVGVIFFGLGLLPLAPYFSLFIAAATFWRGAKAGHFGPVRVLPLVGCLGAGVLLPVLPLIPAMLAQYSLAGIGEEGVARAEDMPKLRTWISQKAVAYPLHLVTSRFHWAYAQFEEVDRRAAWYRLFGESESAMEAQVPHWAKVREDLADRGWNWDAHQGEQVIGSLLPDLSLAESNIEVITYPETNVAYAQWTLVLQNQHPFQSVEGRTILQLPPGGTVSRLTLWIDGEPQEAAFGGKSQTTSAYQSVVSRRRDPVLVTWHQPEQVFMQCFPVPPQGRMQMRVAVTFPLLPTEHGNLRTALPRVVAANFSLPEQVMTQIKVDGGWAEASRSIMAGRLGAASLHESLWVTVDAPKLPQAEPVAIAHPHEEGAWIEQRFATIPFTSGVLRIVVDGSQSLGEVALELASALKGLRESPPVQVYLAGDTLQVSPTGTAGEAASWLLEQKFVGGQDSTDALIAALRDRATEASSDAPVMWIAGAQSVSWQVGLGGVRHLLRDLPARTLQVVRVGRGSNVLLDRLAEDATEVSWRPLSLENQINRMAGVLREALRPSPVLHYTTLRVKPPGRVLEGPAALHIARLWTARRVSAMVARDERLTAEAKAMAVRMQVVTPVSGAVVLESQQQYADAGLSQIDPMSAPAIPEPATYGLMLMGLLVAFYLWRRRQKGRCQDHSAIFV, encoded by the coding sequence ATGAATGTTGACGCTGCCCCGGAATCGCCCGCCCCCGCCCCCGCCTCCGAATCGGAGCAGCCGAAACGGGAGCGCACGGTTGCCTTGATCGCGATGGGTATCGTCCTTCCTGCGATCGCTTGGGTGGTGGAGCTGGTGACTCACACAGCGGCCGAGATTTTGATAAACCCCTTTCCCACGTGGTGGCACGTGCTGTTTGTCGCCCTCGTTCCGCTGGCGAACTTTGGGATGGTGCGAGTGATGCGGGAGCGAGGGGAAGGACCTTGGCGGGGTGTTTTGCGCTGGCTGGTGCCGGTGAGTTTGGGCGTAAGTCTGACCTACTGCATCGTGTTTATTCCCATCGCACCGGCTGCGGCGGTGGGCGTGATCTTTTTCGGACTCGGATTGCTGCCGCTCGCGCCATATTTTAGTTTGTTTATTGCTGCGGCGACGTTCTGGCGTGGGGCAAAGGCGGGGCATTTTGGCCCGGTTCGGGTGCTGCCTCTCGTGGGGTGTCTGGGGGCGGGAGTTCTATTACCAGTGCTGCCACTGATTCCGGCCATGCTGGCTCAATACTCGTTGGCAGGCATCGGAGAAGAGGGCGTGGCACGGGCGGAAGACATGCCGAAACTGCGCACGTGGATCTCGCAGAAGGCGGTGGCGTATCCTCTGCACCTTGTCACATCGCGATTTCACTGGGCTTACGCGCAGTTTGAGGAGGTTGATCGTCGGGCCGCATGGTATCGGCTTTTTGGTGAATCCGAGTCCGCGATGGAGGCTCAAGTGCCACATTGGGCGAAGGTGCGCGAGGACCTTGCGGACAGAGGGTGGAATTGGGATGCTCATCAGGGAGAGCAGGTGATCGGCTCGCTGCTCCCGGATCTGAGTTTGGCGGAATCGAACATCGAGGTGATCACCTACCCGGAGACCAACGTAGCCTACGCGCAGTGGACCCTGGTGCTGCAGAATCAGCACCCATTTCAGAGCGTGGAGGGCCGAACGATCTTACAGCTTCCACCGGGCGGGACGGTTTCGCGGCTGACCCTGTGGATCGATGGAGAACCACAGGAGGCAGCATTTGGGGGCAAGAGTCAGACGACGAGTGCTTACCAAAGCGTGGTCTCCCGGCGACGGGATCCCGTTTTGGTTACATGGCACCAACCTGAACAAGTCTTCATGCAGTGTTTCCCGGTGCCCCCGCAGGGACGCATGCAGATGCGGGTGGCCGTAACCTTCCCCTTGCTGCCGACCGAGCACGGTAATCTGCGGACGGCTCTGCCACGTGTGGTCGCGGCTAACTTCAGTTTGCCGGAGCAGGTGATGACTCAGATTAAGGTCGACGGGGGATGGGCGGAGGCGAGTCGTTCCATCATGGCCGGACGTCTGGGGGCAGCGTCGTTGCACGAATCGTTGTGGGTCACGGTTGATGCGCCGAAGTTGCCGCAAGCGGAGCCGGTGGCGATCGCCCATCCGCACGAAGAGGGGGCTTGGATCGAGCAGCGTTTCGCGACGATTCCGTTCACGTCAGGCGTGTTGCGCATCGTTGTCGATGGGTCGCAGTCGTTGGGAGAAGTGGCGCTTGAGTTGGCATCGGCGCTCAAGGGGCTGCGGGAGTCACCGCCGGTGCAGGTGTATTTGGCGGGGGATACACTGCAAGTGAGTCCGACGGGCACGGCTGGTGAAGCAGCTTCGTGGCTGCTTGAGCAGAAGTTTGTGGGGGGGCAGGACAGCACCGATGCGTTGATTGCGGCCCTGCGTGATCGTGCAACGGAGGCGAGCAGCGATGCGCCGGTGATGTGGATCGCAGGCGCGCAATCCGTTTCTTGGCAAGTTGGCCTGGGAGGCGTCCGCCACCTGTTGCGGGACCTGCCTGCTCGAACCTTGCAAGTGGTGCGAGTCGGCCGCGGCTCAAATGTGCTGTTGGATCGCCTTGCTGAAGACGCCACCGAGGTCTCCTGGCGTCCCCTGAGTCTTGAGAATCAAATAAACCGCATGGCCGGAGTTTTGCGTGAAGCGTTGCGGCCGTCTCCAGTTCTCCACTACACGACACTGCGAGTAAAGCCACCGGGCCGGGTCCTCGAGGGTCCGGCGGCGTTGCATATCGCGCGGCTGTGGACTGCCCGACGGGTGAGTGCGATGGTAGCTCGCGATGAGCGGTTGACCGCAGAGGCGAAAGCAATGGCTGTGCGAATGCAAGTCGTGACGCCGGTCAGCGGGGCGGTGGTGCTGGAATCGCAACAACAGTATGCGGACGCGGGGTTGTCTCAGATCGACCCGATGTCCGCTCCGGCGATTCCCGAGCCGGCAACCTATGGCTTGATGCTGATGGGACTGTTGGTGGCTTTCTATCTCTGGCGCCGACGGCAAAAAGGCAGATGTCAGGATCACTCGGCGATCTTCGTGTGA
- the dnaJ gene encoding molecular chaperone DnaJ, with the protein MAKTDFYELLGVSRDVSEGDLKKAYRKQAVKYHPDKNPGNKEAEEKFKEISHAYEVLKDPQKRAAYDRYGHAAFEGGGAGRGPGGMGGFGGGGGGGGFHDPFDIFREVFGGGGGGGGGGGIFEEMFGGGGGGGAGGGQDGADLRYDLEITLVEAAKGVEKELSFRKAMACERCNGSGAEPGSKRVTCPTCGGVGQVRRSGGIITFRQTCPTCGGSGTKIEKVCARCRGEGREAKTAKINVKIPAGVDTGSRLRSVGNGEAGVGGGQPGDLYIVLTVKEHEIFERHGQDLFCEIPIKFTLATLGGTIEVPTLFGKASLKIPAATQSGTTFRLRGKGMPSLRQGGAQGDQLVRVHVEVPKKLSDEQRRLLEEFAKVSGDADQPTEESWFEKAKKFF; encoded by the coding sequence ATGGCGAAAACCGACTTTTACGAACTACTGGGCGTCTCCCGCGACGTCTCCGAGGGCGACCTCAAGAAAGCTTACCGCAAGCAGGCGGTGAAGTATCACCCGGACAAGAACCCGGGCAACAAGGAGGCCGAGGAGAAGTTCAAGGAGATCTCGCACGCTTACGAGGTGCTCAAGGACCCGCAGAAGCGCGCGGCCTACGACCGCTATGGTCATGCGGCCTTTGAAGGCGGCGGCGCTGGCCGCGGTCCGGGTGGCATGGGCGGCTTCGGCGGTGGCGGTGGCGGCGGTGGTTTCCACGACCCGTTCGACATCTTCCGCGAAGTCTTCGGCGGCGGCGGAGGAGGCGGGGGTGGCGGCGGTATCTTTGAAGAGATGTTCGGCGGCGGTGGCGGTGGTGGTGCCGGCGGTGGCCAGGATGGCGCTGACCTGCGCTACGACCTCGAAATCACCCTCGTCGAAGCGGCCAAGGGCGTCGAAAAGGAACTCTCCTTCCGCAAGGCCATGGCCTGCGAACGCTGCAACGGCAGCGGCGCCGAGCCCGGCTCGAAGCGCGTGACCTGCCCGACCTGCGGTGGCGTGGGTCAGGTGCGACGCAGCGGCGGTATCATCACCTTCCGCCAGACCTGCCCGACCTGCGGTGGCTCCGGCACGAAGATCGAAAAGGTCTGCGCGCGCTGCCGCGGTGAAGGTCGCGAAGCCAAGACGGCCAAGATCAACGTCAAGATCCCGGCCGGCGTCGACACGGGTTCCCGCCTGCGTTCCGTCGGCAACGGCGAAGCCGGCGTGGGTGGTGGCCAACCGGGCGACCTCTACATCGTGCTCACGGTCAAGGAACACGAGATCTTCGAACGCCACGGCCAGGACCTCTTCTGCGAGATCCCGATCAAGTTCACCCTCGCCACCCTCGGCGGCACGATCGAAGTGCCGACTCTCTTTGGCAAAGCCTCGCTCAAGATCCCGGCGGCGACGCAGAGCGGCACCACCTTCCGGCTGCGCGGCAAGGGTATGCCATCGCTGCGCCAAGGCGGTGCGCAGGGCGACCAGCTCGTGCGCGTGCACGTCGAAGTGCCGAAGAAGCTCAGCGACGAGCAACGCCGCCTGCTCGAGGAGTTCGCCAAGGTGAGCGGCGACGCTGATCAACCGACCGAAGAAAGCTGGTTCGAGAAGGCCAAAAAGTTCTTCTGA
- a CDS encoding peptidoglycan-binding domain-containing protein: MKSSSKTKTTLLLTTSALAISATVGFLHAQDDVEREPFFTNDRRLQRPTTGAPQGNDSTSQQDWSESEASLITVDAGTPLTGTAVPPPLTPGQAQEGVPAIGVKTGECYAQVLVEAEMVPVTDRILLREESYELVEIPAQFEEVEERVMVQAGYEKQEVIPATYKTVEERVLKHPAYTRQIPVEPVYETRTAKVMVKPERVYWTEGENPLTELENPTSEIMCLVREPAEYETVTTRVLVQPATTREETVPAEYETYARRVVDTPAQVKVVKIPAVYETRKVRKMVAEARTERRAIPAEYGEVDRLVAQGESRIEWRRVLCETNATPEIIANIQSELKDRGYKVKVNGELDRRTMSALRDFQKDNKLPIAGVSYASLDALGVEA; this comes from the coding sequence ATGAAATCTTCCTCCAAGACCAAGACCACCCTCCTCCTCACGACGTCTGCGTTGGCGATCAGCGCGACCGTCGGTTTCCTCCACGCTCAAGACGACGTTGAGCGCGAACCTTTCTTTACCAACGACCGCCGTCTGCAGCGGCCGACCACCGGCGCCCCGCAGGGCAACGATTCCACGAGCCAGCAGGACTGGTCGGAGTCCGAAGCTTCCTTGATCACGGTCGATGCGGGCACGCCGCTCACCGGCACGGCCGTGCCGCCGCCGCTGACTCCCGGCCAGGCCCAAGAGGGCGTCCCCGCCATCGGCGTGAAGACCGGTGAGTGCTATGCTCAGGTGCTCGTCGAGGCCGAGATGGTGCCCGTCACCGATCGCATTCTGCTCCGCGAAGAGAGCTACGAGTTGGTCGAGATTCCGGCGCAGTTCGAAGAAGTCGAAGAACGCGTGATGGTGCAGGCGGGCTACGAAAAGCAGGAGGTGATCCCGGCCACTTACAAGACGGTGGAGGAGCGCGTGCTCAAGCATCCGGCCTACACCCGTCAAATCCCGGTCGAGCCGGTTTATGAGACCCGCACTGCCAAGGTGATGGTCAAGCCGGAGCGCGTTTACTGGACCGAAGGCGAGAATCCGCTCACCGAACTCGAAAACCCGACCAGTGAGATCATGTGTCTCGTGCGTGAGCCCGCTGAGTATGAGACCGTGACGACCCGCGTGCTGGTGCAGCCCGCGACCACTCGCGAGGAAACCGTGCCGGCCGAGTATGAGACCTATGCCCGTCGTGTCGTCGACACCCCGGCTCAGGTTAAGGTCGTGAAGATCCCGGCCGTGTATGAGACCCGCAAGGTGCGCAAGATGGTGGCCGAGGCTCGCACCGAGCGTCGCGCCATTCCCGCCGAGTATGGCGAGGTCGACCGTCTCGTGGCTCAGGGCGAAAGCCGCATCGAATGGCGCCGCGTGCTGTGCGAGACCAATGCTACTCCCGAGATCATCGCCAACATCCAGTCCGAGTTGAAGGACCGCGGCTACAAGGTGAAGGTAAACGGCGAACTCGATCGTCGCACGATGTCCGCCCTGCGTGACTTCCAGAAGGATAACAAGCTGCCCATCGCCGGCGTGAGTTATGCCTCCCTCGACGCCCTCGGCGTCGAAGCGTAA
- the argC gene encoding N-acetyl-gamma-glutamyl-phosphate reductase has product MAHKVFIDGSEGTTGLQIHERLAGREDLEVIQIDPELRKDPAARAACLNAADVAFLCLPDAAAQESAALVTNPDTVVIDASTAHRMHPDWAYGLPELGAAFRERLTTANRIANIGCHAGAFLLGVTPLVAAGIIPTDTRMSCFSITGYSGGGKKMIAEFEAADRPATLNSPRLYALGLTHKHLPEMKQHSGLQHAPLFNPVVGCFRQGLAVTVPLHLPTLPGKPTVAAVHAALSAAYAGQTFVRVMPLGDPANLDGGFLDVQANNGTNRADVMVFGHDEQAEVVVRIDNLGKGASGSAVQCMNLRLGLDEMAGLTV; this is encoded by the coding sequence ATGGCGCACAAAGTTTTCATCGATGGTTCCGAAGGCACGACCGGATTGCAGATTCACGAACGGCTAGCCGGACGCGAAGATCTGGAGGTCATTCAGATCGATCCCGAGCTGCGCAAGGATCCGGCGGCGCGGGCGGCGTGCCTCAATGCTGCCGATGTCGCGTTTCTTTGCCTGCCGGATGCCGCCGCGCAGGAATCGGCCGCGCTGGTGACCAATCCTGACACCGTGGTGATCGATGCCAGCACGGCGCATCGGATGCATCCGGACTGGGCCTACGGCTTGCCGGAATTGGGCGCGGCCTTTCGGGAGCGTCTGACCACGGCCAACCGCATTGCGAACATCGGCTGCCATGCGGGCGCGTTCTTGCTGGGGGTGACGCCCCTGGTGGCGGCGGGTATCATTCCGACGGATACGCGGATGAGTTGTTTTTCGATCACCGGCTACAGCGGTGGCGGCAAGAAGATGATTGCCGAGTTTGAGGCGGCGGATCGGCCGGCGACCCTGAACAGTCCGCGGCTCTACGCGCTGGGGCTCACGCACAAGCACCTGCCGGAGATGAAGCAGCACTCGGGGCTGCAGCACGCGCCGCTGTTTAATCCCGTGGTGGGCTGCTTCCGCCAAGGCCTCGCGGTGACGGTGCCGCTCCATCTGCCGACGCTGCCGGGCAAGCCGACGGTGGCGGCGGTGCACGCTGCTTTGAGTGCGGCCTACGCAGGGCAGACTTTTGTGCGGGTGATGCCCTTGGGCGATCCGGCCAATCTTGATGGCGGCTTCCTCGATGTGCAGGCCAACAACGGCACCAATCGCGCCGATGTGATGGTGTTTGGCCACGACGAGCAGGCGGAGGTGGTGGTGCGCATCGACAACCTCGGTAAAGGCGCGTCGGGCTCGGCGGTGCAGTGCATGAACCTGCGGCTCGGCTTGGACGAGATGGCAGGGCTCACCGTGTAG